Proteins co-encoded in one Dyella humicola genomic window:
- a CDS encoding ABC transporter permease, whose amino-acid sequence MQIKPILSALRRHKAGTFLIAMQIALTLAIVCNALFIIHQRLAHLSEPTGIDEPDIFVIQNEWVGSSTTDQADAKILEDLRVLRELSSVQDVTSSNSYPLRGGGWDDGIKLKPDQLQDTTGSTVYFADDHFVDTLGLKLIAGRNFRAEEISRMDWRDRLGPAQVMVTKALADKLFPQGDAVGKTIYLVGGPTTIVGVVQMLQAQSVDRWAADFAYRSLIVPKRLATSLGVFYIVRARPGQLDAAMRTAPKALFEHNPRRVLDDEAGVLSFAQVRSRAYERDRGMAILMGVICVVLLAITAAGIVGLTSFWVGQRRKQIGVRRALGATRRDILNYFMTENLLISSAGALIGVLLAIAINLWLVTRFEMNRLSLVYVLAGVVILLLLGQGAVLAPAMRASRVPPVEATRSV is encoded by the coding sequence ATGCAAATCAAGCCGATTCTTTCCGCGCTGCGCCGTCACAAGGCCGGCACCTTTCTCATCGCCATGCAGATCGCATTGACGCTCGCCATCGTCTGCAATGCGTTGTTCATCATTCATCAGCGGCTGGCACACCTGTCCGAGCCCACCGGTATCGATGAACCGGATATCTTTGTTATCCAGAACGAATGGGTGGGTTCGTCCACGACCGATCAGGCGGACGCGAAAATCCTCGAAGACCTGCGCGTGCTGCGTGAGCTGTCCAGCGTGCAGGACGTCACCTCTAGCAACTCCTATCCTCTTCGCGGCGGTGGTTGGGACGATGGCATCAAGCTCAAGCCCGATCAGCTGCAGGACACCACCGGTTCCACCGTCTATTTTGCGGACGACCATTTCGTCGACACGTTGGGGTTGAAGCTGATCGCCGGCCGCAATTTCCGCGCGGAAGAAATCAGTCGCATGGATTGGCGCGATCGGTTGGGCCCGGCGCAGGTCATGGTGACCAAAGCGCTTGCCGACAAGTTGTTTCCCCAGGGCGATGCGGTGGGCAAGACCATTTACCTGGTGGGTGGCCCCACCACAATCGTGGGTGTGGTGCAGATGCTGCAGGCCCAAAGCGTCGATCGTTGGGCCGCGGATTTTGCCTATCGCTCGCTGATCGTGCCCAAGCGACTCGCCACGTCGCTGGGCGTCTTTTATATCGTGCGGGCTCGCCCCGGCCAGCTGGACGCGGCGATGCGTACCGCGCCCAAGGCGCTGTTCGAGCACAACCCAAGGCGCGTCCTGGACGACGAGGCCGGCGTGCTCAGCTTTGCCCAGGTGCGCAGCCGTGCCTACGAGCGCGATCGCGGCATGGCGATCCTGATGGGTGTGATCTGCGTCGTGCTACTGGCCATCACGGCGGCAGGCATCGTGGGTCTCACCAGCTTCTGGGTGGGGCAACGGCGCAAGCAGATCGGCGTACGGCGTGCCCTGGGTGCCACGCGTCGCGACATTCTCAACTACTTCATGACCGAGAACCTGCTGATCAGCAGTGCTGGTGCGCTGATTGGCGTCCTGCTGGCGATTGCCATCAATTTGTGGCTGGTCACGCGATTCGAGATGAATCGGCTTTCGCTGGTCTACGTGCTGGCGGGTGTGGTGATCCTGTTGTTGTTGGGGCAGGGCGCCGTGCTGGCGCCGGCGATGCGTGCATCACGGGTGCCTCCGGTAGAGGCTACGCGGTCGGTGTGA
- a CDS encoding ABC transporter permease, giving the protein MLQIKPILAALKRHKAGTILIALQIALTLAIVCNALFIIQQRLDRIARPTGLIETNLLTLQNGWVGVDDKSTGPLVRADLQAIRQLPGVEDAIATNSYPLRGGGWSTGVRTNPDAKKSEAHTTQYFVDDHALATMGLKLIAGRNFRADEVTEVDPQGVVSASQIIVTKALADKMFPDGSGLGKVLFVDDGTKPSTIIGIVERLEVPWNSSWSDAFLDNAVLEPYQLTGGYTSYMVRSKPGQLAAITKSVPETLFKLNRMRVIPSERGVRTYDMVRAQAYKSDRGMAILMGVVCLVLLAITAAGIVGLTSFWVGQRRKQIGVRRALGATQRDILSYFMTENLLIGIAGVVIGALLAVGMNLWLVTQFEMARLSLLYVAIGVVALLLLGQGAVLAPAMRAARVPPVEATRSV; this is encoded by the coding sequence ATGCTGCAAATCAAGCCCATTCTCGCCGCACTCAAGCGTCATAAGGCAGGCACGATTCTGATCGCCTTGCAGATCGCGCTGACCCTCGCCATCGTCTGCAATGCGCTGTTCATCATCCAGCAACGCCTGGACCGCATCGCGCGTCCCACCGGCCTGATCGAGACGAATCTCCTGACCTTGCAGAACGGCTGGGTTGGCGTGGACGATAAGAGCACCGGTCCGCTGGTACGCGCGGACCTGCAGGCGATCCGGCAGCTGCCCGGCGTCGAGGACGCCATCGCGACCAACTCGTATCCCTTGCGCGGCGGCGGCTGGTCGACCGGCGTACGCACCAATCCGGATGCCAAGAAATCCGAGGCACATACCACGCAGTATTTCGTCGACGATCATGCCTTGGCGACGATGGGCCTGAAGCTGATCGCGGGGCGAAATTTCCGCGCCGACGAAGTTACCGAAGTCGATCCCCAGGGCGTGGTGTCGGCATCGCAGATCATCGTGACCAAGGCGCTGGCCGACAAGATGTTCCCGGATGGGTCAGGGCTGGGGAAGGTGCTGTTCGTGGACGACGGCACCAAGCCGAGCACGATCATCGGCATCGTCGAGCGGCTGGAAGTGCCGTGGAACAGCAGCTGGTCCGATGCCTTCCTTGACAATGCCGTGCTCGAGCCGTACCAGCTCACCGGCGGCTACACCTCGTACATGGTGCGCAGCAAGCCGGGTCAACTGGCGGCGATTACCAAGTCGGTGCCGGAGACGCTGTTCAAGCTCAACCGGATGCGCGTGATTCCCTCGGAACGTGGCGTGCGCACGTATGACATGGTCCGTGCGCAGGCCTACAAAAGCGATCGCGGCATGGCGATCCTGATGGGCGTGGTGTGCCTGGTGCTGCTGGCGATCACCGCAGCAGGCATCGTCGGCCTCACCAGCTTCTGGGTGGGACAGCGGCGCAAGCAGATCGGCGTGCGGCGTGCGCTGGGTGCCACGCAACGCGACATCCTCAGCTATTTCATGACCGAGAACCTGCTTATCGGCATCGCCGGCGTGGTCATCGGCGCGCTGCTGGCCGTGGGCATGAACCTGTGGCTGGTGACGCAGTTCGAGATGGCGCGGCTCTCGTTGTTGTACGTGGCGATAGGCGTCGTGGCGCTGCTGCTGCTGGGTCAGGGCGCGGTGCTTGCACCGGCCATGCGTGCTGCGCGCGTGCCGCCGGTTGAGGCGACCCGCTCGGTTTGA
- a CDS encoding ABC transporter permease, giving the protein MFAYYIQLGLRSLRRNPLLTALMVMAIGFGVAASMTTYSVFRATSNNPIPDKSSQLFVPLIDNWGPEDAAQNKGEPPEAISYTDAMGLMRGHRAKRQTALYPVGPSVIPADASLLPMREESYAVYADAFAMFDIPFLYGGGWQPADDDAHAATAVIGRKLNDKLFNGANSVGREINLDGRSYRITGVMDTWDPQPLFFDPVNTSGFGDPIQLFIPFTRAIDLKMATNGNNNCNKHAGEGWDAWIRSECVWIQYWAELPEQADAASYRDYLRGYAAEQQRSGRFHWAPNVRLYNVPQWLEHEKVVPQEAKVSLLVSLGFLLICLVNTVGLLLAKFMKRAPEIGVRRALGASRKEIYAQFLIEAGTVGLAGGLLGLLLTGVGVFGVTLVFAPDIARLATLNMSLIALTLLVAVLATVLAAFYPTWRAAQVQPAWQLKSN; this is encoded by the coding sequence ATGTTTGCTTACTATATCCAGCTTGGCCTGCGCAGCTTGCGCCGCAATCCCTTGCTGACCGCGCTGATGGTGATGGCGATCGGCTTTGGCGTGGCCGCCTCGATGACCACGTATTCGGTGTTTCGCGCCACCTCGAACAACCCGATACCCGACAAATCGTCCCAGCTGTTCGTGCCCTTGATCGACAACTGGGGGCCGGAAGATGCCGCGCAGAACAAGGGCGAGCCGCCCGAAGCCATCAGCTACACCGACGCCATGGGCTTGATGCGCGGTCACCGCGCCAAGCGCCAGACCGCGTTGTATCCGGTCGGGCCCTCGGTGATTCCTGCCGATGCCAGTCTGCTGCCGATGCGAGAAGAAAGTTACGCGGTGTACGCGGATGCATTCGCCATGTTCGACATCCCCTTCCTGTACGGCGGCGGCTGGCAGCCGGCAGATGACGACGCGCATGCGGCGACGGCGGTGATTGGACGCAAGCTCAACGACAAGCTGTTCAATGGGGCCAACAGTGTCGGTCGCGAGATCAACCTGGACGGCCGCAGCTACCGCATTACCGGCGTGATGGACACGTGGGATCCACAGCCGCTGTTCTTCGATCCCGTCAACACCTCGGGATTTGGTGATCCCATCCAATTGTTCATTCCGTTCACGCGGGCCATTGATCTGAAGATGGCCACCAACGGCAACAACAACTGCAACAAGCACGCGGGTGAAGGCTGGGACGCGTGGATCCGCTCCGAGTGTGTGTGGATCCAGTATTGGGCTGAACTGCCCGAGCAAGCCGACGCTGCAAGCTACCGTGACTATCTGCGCGGCTATGCCGCCGAACAGCAGCGAAGCGGCCGCTTCCATTGGGCGCCCAACGTGCGGCTATACAACGTCCCGCAATGGCTGGAGCACGAGAAGGTGGTGCCGCAGGAAGCCAAGGTATCGCTACTGGTGTCGCTCGGCTTCCTGCTGATCTGCCTGGTCAACACCGTCGGCCTGCTGCTGGCGAAATTCATGAAGCGCGCACCGGAAATCGGCGTGCGCCGGGCGCTGGGCGCATCGCGCAAGGAGATCTATGCGCAGTTCCTGATCGAGGCGGGCACGGTGGGTCTGGCGGGTGGCCTGCTGGGCCTGCTGCTGACGGGCGTCGGTGTGTTCGGCGTGACCCTGGTGTTCGCCCCGGACATCGCGCGACTGGCCACGCTAAATATGTCGTTGATCGCGCTGACCCTGTTGGTGGCGGTATTGGCGACGGTGCTCGCGGCGTTCTACCCCACCTGGCGTGCGGCGCAGGTACAGCCTGCCTGGCAGCTGAAATCCAACTGA
- a CDS encoding ABC transporter permease, which produces MFIHNLRLGAFSLRRNPLLTALMIMSIGFGVAASMITFAVFRAVSGDPIPHKSSQLFVPLIDNRGPQYNRKGEPPSALTYTDAVALMRAHKAERQTVLFPVAMSVMPGDAHRMPFKAIGYATYGDFFPMFDVPFLYGNAWGTSEDEARGAVVVISRALNQKLFGGENSVGRRIILDDKEYRILGVTSDWDPKPRFYDMFNDNAYASPAQVYIPFTYAIDQKIDTYGNNNCGSDGKRGEDRDSWLRGECVWISPWVELDSQEKVDAYKQFLQGYANDQRRAGRFNWAPNNRLRNVNQWLDYQHAVPPESRISLSLALGFLVICLVNTIGLLLAKFMRRAPEIGVRRALGASRADIYRQFLAEAGMVGLAGGVLGLLLTGLGMFGVGLVFEPQIARLAHLDISLVLLTLLVAIAATVLAAFYPTWRAAQVQPAWQLKSN; this is translated from the coding sequence ATGTTTATCCACAACTTGCGATTGGGTGCCTTCAGCCTGCGCCGCAACCCGCTGCTGACGGCCTTGATGATCATGTCGATCGGCTTCGGCGTGGCCGCGTCGATGATAACGTTTGCGGTTTTTCGCGCCGTCTCCGGTGATCCGATTCCGCACAAGTCATCGCAGCTGTTCGTGCCGCTCATCGACAACCGTGGCCCGCAATACAACCGCAAGGGCGAACCGCCGAGCGCGCTTACCTACACTGATGCCGTGGCGTTGATGCGCGCGCACAAGGCTGAGCGCCAGACGGTGCTGTTCCCGGTGGCGATGTCCGTCATGCCGGGCGATGCGCACAGGATGCCCTTCAAGGCGATTGGCTATGCCACGTATGGCGACTTCTTCCCGATGTTCGACGTGCCGTTCCTGTATGGCAACGCCTGGGGGACGAGCGAGGACGAAGCACGCGGCGCCGTCGTGGTCATCAGTCGCGCGCTCAACCAGAAGCTTTTTGGCGGCGAGAACAGCGTGGGGCGGCGGATCATCCTGGACGACAAGGAATACCGCATCCTGGGCGTCACCAGCGATTGGGATCCCAAGCCACGCTTCTACGACATGTTCAACGACAACGCCTATGCCTCGCCGGCCCAGGTGTATATCCCGTTTACATATGCCATCGACCAGAAGATCGATACCTACGGCAACAACAACTGCGGCAGTGACGGCAAGCGCGGCGAAGACCGTGACAGCTGGTTGCGTGGCGAATGCGTCTGGATCAGTCCCTGGGTGGAGCTCGACAGCCAGGAAAAAGTGGATGCCTATAAGCAGTTTCTGCAGGGCTACGCGAACGACCAGCGCCGCGCCGGTCGCTTCAACTGGGCGCCGAACAATCGACTGCGCAACGTGAACCAATGGCTGGATTATCAGCATGCGGTGCCTCCGGAGAGTCGAATTTCGCTCTCGCTTGCGCTTGGCTTCCTGGTGATTTGTCTGGTCAATACCATTGGCCTGTTGCTGGCGAAATTCATGCGCCGTGCACCGGAGATAGGCGTCCGCCGCGCGCTGGGTGCCTCGCGTGCAGACATCTATCGTCAGTTCCTGGCCGAAGCCGGCATGGTCGGCCTTGCCGGCGGCGTGCTCGGCTTGCTGCTGACCGGCCTGGGCATGTTTGGTGTTGGCCTCGTGTTCGAGCCGCAAATCGCGCGCCTGGCCCACCTGGATATTTCCCTGGTGCTGCTGACCTTGCTGGTGGCCATCGCCGCCACCGTGCTGGCCGCGTTCTACCCCACCTGGCGAGCGGCGCAAGTACAGCCCGCCTGGCAGCTGAAATCCAACTGA
- a CDS encoding ABC transporter ATP-binding protein, whose product MLKMTHLSKVYRTEVVETYALRDFNINVKEGEFVAVTGPSGSGKTTFLTIAGLLETFTGGEYHLDGVEVSNLNDNARSKIRNEKIGFIFQAFNLIPDLNVFDNVEVPLRYRGMKAAERKQRIMDALERVGLASRAKHYPAELSGGQQQRVAIARALAGSPRLLLADEPTGNLDTQMARSVLELLEEIHREGATIVMVTHDPELAARAQRNVHIIDGQVVDLAEDPRFHHAVSAARANTPA is encoded by the coding sequence ATGCTCAAGATGACTCACCTGTCCAAGGTCTACCGCACCGAAGTGGTGGAGACCTACGCGCTGCGCGACTTCAACATCAACGTGAAAGAAGGCGAGTTTGTCGCTGTGACCGGGCCGTCCGGCTCGGGTAAGACGACCTTCCTCACCATCGCCGGCCTGCTGGAAACCTTCACCGGTGGTGAGTACCACCTGGATGGCGTCGAGGTGAGTAACCTCAACGACAACGCTCGCTCGAAGATCCGCAACGAGAAGATCGGCTTCATCTTCCAGGCGTTCAACCTGATTCCCGATCTCAACGTGTTCGACAACGTTGAAGTGCCGCTGCGATATCGCGGCATGAAGGCGGCCGAGCGCAAGCAGCGCATCATGGATGCACTCGAGCGTGTGGGCCTGGCCTCGCGCGCCAAGCATTACCCGGCTGAGCTTTCCGGTGGTCAGCAGCAGCGTGTCGCCATCGCCCGCGCGCTCGCCGGCTCGCCGCGCCTGCTGCTGGCGGACGAACCGACCGGCAACCTCGACACCCAGATGGCGCGCAGCGTGCTGGAGCTGCTCGAGGAGATCCATCGCGAAGGCGCCACCATCGTCATGGTGACGCACGATCCGGAACTGGCCGCCCGCGCGCAGCGCAACGTGCACATCATCGATGGCCAGGTCGTGGATCTGGCGGAGGACCCGCGCTTCCATCATGCGGTCAGTGCGGCTCGCGCCAACACGCCGGCCTGA
- a CDS encoding ABC transporter permease has product MFGYYLDLALRSLRRNKMLTALMVLAIALGIGASMTTLTVLHVLSGDPMPGRSATLFYPQLDPQDMDGYEPGKEPMQQVTWIDGMNLLHAKRGLRQALMTGGAVPVQPAQSGMDPFYSDARYTSNDFFAMFQVPFLYGRGWSEADDNDKARVVVITRTLNEKLFAGKDSTGQTLRMGDTAFRIIGVLDSWRPNPHFYDMNMGNYVASEDVFLPLTTARELRFDHNGSTDCWGTGGGDEEHMETAPCVWLQFWVQLSGVSDAATYKEFLVHYSQEQKAMGRFQRPPNVRLPTLMEWLDINKVVPGDVRLQTWLAFGFLLVCLVNTIGLMLAKFLRRSGELGVRRALGASKREVFAQLLVESGVIGLAGGMGGLLLAFLGLWLVRKQPSDYAALAHLDMSMLLITFLLAVGSSLLAGLLPAWRACQITPALQLKSQ; this is encoded by the coding sequence ATGTTTGGCTACTACCTGGATTTGGCGCTGCGCAGCCTCAGGCGCAACAAGATGCTCACCGCGTTGATGGTGCTCGCCATTGCGCTCGGCATCGGCGCCAGCATGACGACGCTGACCGTGCTCCATGTGCTGTCGGGCGACCCGATGCCTGGCAGGAGCGCGACGCTGTTCTACCCGCAGCTCGACCCGCAGGACATGGACGGTTATGAGCCAGGGAAGGAGCCGATGCAACAGGTCACCTGGATCGATGGCATGAATCTGTTGCATGCCAAGCGAGGCCTGCGTCAGGCGCTCATGACCGGCGGTGCGGTACCGGTGCAGCCGGCGCAGTCGGGCATGGACCCGTTCTACAGCGATGCGCGCTACACCTCGAACGACTTCTTCGCCATGTTCCAGGTGCCGTTCCTCTACGGGCGCGGCTGGAGCGAGGCGGATGACAATGACAAGGCGCGCGTGGTGGTCATTACCCGTACGCTCAACGAAAAGTTGTTCGCGGGCAAGGACAGCACCGGCCAGACCTTGCGCATGGGCGATACGGCCTTCCGCATCATCGGTGTGCTGGACAGCTGGCGGCCCAATCCGCATTTCTACGATATGAACATGGGCAACTATGTCGCGTCGGAAGATGTGTTCCTACCGCTTACCACGGCGCGCGAGCTGCGCTTCGATCACAACGGTTCGACCGATTGTTGGGGTACCGGCGGTGGCGATGAAGAGCATATGGAGACGGCTCCTTGCGTCTGGTTGCAGTTCTGGGTCCAGTTGAGCGGTGTCAGCGATGCAGCCACGTACAAGGAATTTCTCGTGCATTACTCGCAGGAGCAGAAGGCGATGGGGCGCTTTCAAAGGCCGCCCAATGTGCGCCTGCCCACCCTGATGGAGTGGCTGGACATCAACAAGGTCGTGCCGGGCGACGTGCGCCTGCAAACCTGGCTGGCATTCGGGTTCCTGCTGGTCTGCCTGGTCAATACGATTGGCCTGATGCTGGCCAAGTTCCTGCGCCGTTCGGGCGAACTGGGCGTGCGTCGCGCGCTGGGTGCGTCCAAGCGAGAGGTGTTTGCCCAGCTGCTGGTGGAGTCGGGTGTCATCGGCCTTGCTGGTGGCATGGGCGGCCTGCTGCTCGCGTTTCTCGGCTTGTGGCTGGTGCGCAAGCAGCCTTCCGACTACGCGGCGCTCGCGCATCTGGACATGTCGATGTTGTTGATCACCTTCCTGTTGGCCGTCGGATCGAGCCTGTTGGCCGGCCTGCTGCCCGCCTGGCGCGCCTGCCAGATCACTCCTGCGCTGCAACTGAAGAGCCAGTAA